From Balaenoptera acutorostrata chromosome 6 unlocalized genomic scaffold, mBalAcu1.1 SUPER_6_unloc_3, whole genome shotgun sequence, a single genomic window includes:
- the LOC130706600 gene encoding V-type proton ATPase subunit B-like isoform X10, with amino-acid sequence MKSATGEGMTRKDHADVSNQLYACYAIGKDAQAMKAVVGEEALTSDDVLYLEFLQKFERNFIAQGPYENRTVYETLDIGWQLLRIFPKEMLKRIP; translated from the exons ATGAAGTCTGCTACTGGAGAAGGTATGACCAGAAAGGATCACGCCGATGTATCTAACCAGCTG tatgCATGCTATGCTATTGGTAAGGATGCGCAGGCCATGAAAGCCGTAGTTGGAGAAGAAGCCCTTACCTCAGATGATGTGCTTTACTTGGAATTTCTGCAGAAGTTTGAGAGGAACTTCATTGCTCAGG GTCCTTACGAAAACCGCACTGTCTATGAGACTTTGGACATTGGCTGGCAACTGCTCCGAATCTTCCCCAAAGAAATGCTGAAGAGAATCCCTTAG